The genomic region CCGAGAaacggcgacggtggtgttTTGGTTGTGGCGTCGTACATGAGCGCCGACCCGCCCAGCGAgctagagagagagacaagaggAGGGCCAAAAAAGACAAAAGGAGGGAAAGGCACAGGCGCCTGTACGCACAGGTGAACACAaacacgctcacacacacacacaaattTTTCAGGTCTAGCGGGGCCCACCCGCACtctcactccctctctcccagCCCACGTTGGCGGCCATTCACCACTCCTGCTTGGTCTACTTCATGTGCTTCTGGATCGAGGTCAGAATATTCAGGCGCATCACCATGTTATCACGGCGATCGCCCGCCACAGGGCCTCCGAGGGTGCGCTTGAGGCGAGCCGATTCACTCTCCACGTACGCGGGGCCCTTCGCCGCAATGCGTTCCGCTGCCTTGATGTAGTACGCGGCGTCCTCGCTCTCAGTCAGCGTGGAAGCGaccgccttcaccgcctctACTGCTGCCTTGGAGCTCTCGCCGGAGCTCGTCGCCACACGCGCGACCGCCTCCGCGAGCTCTGCGATGACGCCGTACTCCCATGAGAGGTCTCCGTTAGCGAGGCGGTGCTTGCCGGCGTTCTCGTTCACGAAGGTGAGGAAGTCCTCCAGGTTGCGGCCATTCTTGTACTCGACCGGCTTCTCATCGGCGCCTTTGGGAAAGAAGTACAGCGTCGGAAAGCCGGAAACAGCGTACTCGGTTGCAATTTTCCGGTTGGCGGCATCGTCAGCGTTGATGCGGGCGATCACAACATCCTTATCGTTTGAGAACACCTTGGCAAGCTTGTTGTAAATCGGCTTCAGCGCCTTGCAGTGGCCGCACCACGGGGCGTAGAACATAACGAGCACCGCCTTCGACGGGTCCTTGACGACTGCATCAAAATTCGTGTGCACCAGCTCCATCGCAAACTGTGGCTCATTCGGGATGGTCAGCCTCAGGCCCGCCACCGCACTCGAGAGGTACTTGGCAAAGTCCTCGGCCGTGCGGCCGCCCTTGTACTTCTCCGGCTCCAATGAGCCAGAAGCGAAGTACAGAATTGTCGGGAACCCCGTGACGCCGAAGCGCTTGCCGAGGTCGCTGTCCTCTGTGGCGTCCACCTTGCCAATTAACAGCAGGTCCTTAGCGTTCGTGCTCGCTTCGTAGGCCGCGCCCAGAGCCGCGTACTCGGGGGCCATGCTCTTGCAGTGGCCACACCACGGCGCGTAAAACTCCACCAATGCCGCCTTGTCCTTGCCCACGAGCTGGTCGAAGTTGTCCTTACTCATCTGCACGATACCCGGCATCACAGCACCCGGgtcttcgctgctgcacgaccCCGCGAGCACGAAGACcacgagcgcgagcgccagCACAACACTAAGCCGGCGATTCATAGTGAGCGCGAGAGGTGGACggagaagacggagaagaCGGAGAAAGGATAAGGCGCTTGCTTATTTTTCTTTTATCCTTTTCGACGTCTGCTCCGACGGCGGGCGAGAGAGGTCACcgaagggaggaaggaagaAGTCGTGAGTGATACTAGCAAAAACGTGCAGCTTGTCGGAGCGGCGTGcctacacgcgcacgtgtgaACGTGTTgacgtgcgtgtctgtatAGGGAGATGGGGGCGAAAAGAGCGTTCGCGGCAGAAGAGGGTAGGGGACGGTATCTGGTGCGGTCGTCGGAGGCAAACATGTGCATGGGCGATGTATGcaagagggcgaggaggaaaggaggggcgagaacacgcacacgtgaagagcggagagagagagagtggcaCGTAAGAGATGAGCCCAACACGCGTCATCTCGTTTCTTGCGTGAATCACGAGGCCCCTTCACCGGGCCACCTGCGTGAAGGGCATGTGTGGGTTTCGTGCATGTTCGCGCATCTCACAGAAACCACTTGATGGTCTATGGCACATCGAGGAAAATGGAGCACGCAAGGAGCGGCACAGAAAAAGACGTGTGCGCTGGAAACACAGCCGGTGGTGTGGGGTGGTGACTCTTCACATTGTGTCTGGCACTTCAGCatagcagcggtggcggcgaaaGTGGGGCAACGGCAGTGAGGGAgggcgcgcacagcgagaaagcggggagagggaggcgaacAGCACGGGAAACAGGCGGCAGAGCAACGCCGTCGAAAGCGAGGTGTAGAAGCTGTCATAGACACTTATGCACACACAACCTAGCCGTCCACTTTTACCCGCACTGCGCGCCATACACGCATGCCTCTGCCCCTCTCTGCCAGGTCCCCCTGTCCACGCAACCCACCCCTCGCGCGACCCCTCCAACCTTCTCTgtcgccccttcccctcaGTCTATTCCGTAACAGCGTACTCCTTCTTCGCCATCTCTCACGCTCGACAAAGTCCAAGAGCTGATTGAAGTTCCGATTCCCAGTGAACTCGACGCCGGCGTGCTTGTTTGGTGGCACCATAATGACCGTCGGGTAGCCACTGACTTTGTACCGTCGCTGTATGCGCGCCTCATTCGGCGCGTTCACCTTCCCCACCACAAGCCTCTGCTGCATCTCAGGGCGGATCCGAACGTACTTGCCCAACTCATCGtacaggggggggggggggggcaaatTTGCGGCAGTACCCGCACCAGTCCGAGTAGAACTCGAGCAGCGCAAACCGATCGTGGCCTACAAGGTCGAAGTAGCTCTCTGGgttcgcctcctcgacgcccTCCATCTCGCGGGACGGGTTGTTGCCGTCAAAGCTGGCGTCTCgcctcgagcagcggcgtggcgatGAGAGCGGCACTGATGAGCGTGGCAGCGAAGATCAGCGCAAGACGCGCGCCTTTCGAGACGGCATGGAAAAGACCGCCGTGGTTGAGAGTCGAATTGGTTAGGAGGCggaatgtgtgtgtgtgtgtgtgctggtgtgtaagagagaagagcaacAATGAAGAGTCGCGCGGGAAGGtggtgcgtgctgctgtacAAACGCGTCCCActcctctctgtgtgtaGGACAGGTTGTCAACGCACACGAAGAGGGGGTCGAGGTGCCGACCAGGCTGCTCTGTGATAGTTGTTTGATGATTgggggagaaaaagagcggaaaagaaaagccGTTTTCCGTCCACGTCCTCTTGCGCAGGCGGTCCCTCGCTTCTCCTCGCCCACTTACGCgtgtgagggggaggaggggataTGCGATGAAGAGACGCAGCTACACACGCCGCGCTTTCTTTCCTCGTGTCAGGCCGTgccctgcgcacgcgcgcacgcacactcatCGCTTCTTCCGGCTTTCACGAGAGTCGCGCCATGACACGGCGTGCGCATCCTGTGTGTGAGCCTCTTCCATCATGCTCCCCAGCTCCCACACCTCCGTCTTTCCCCTTCTACACACAGGGACAAC from Leishmania donovani BPK282A1 complete genome, chromosome 26 harbors:
- a CDS encoding protein disulfide isomerase, putative, encoding MNRRLSVVLALALVVFVLAGSCSSEDPGAVMPGIVQMSKDNFDQLVGKDKAALVEFYAPWCGHCKSMAPEYAALGAAYEASTNAKDLLLIGKVDATEDSDLGKRFGVTGFPTILYFASGSLEPEKYKGGRTAEDFAKYLSSAVAGLRLTIPNEPQFAMELVHTNFDAVVKDPSKAVLVMFYAPWCGHCKALKPIYNKLAKVFSNDKDVVIARINADDAANRKIATEYAVSGFPTLYFFPKGADEKPVEYKNGRNLEDFLTFVNENAGKHRLANGDLSWEYGVIAELAEAVARVATSSGESSKAAVEAVKAVASTLTESEDAAYYIKAAERIAAKGPAYVESESARLKRTLGGPVAGDRRDNMVMRLNILTSIQKHMK